A window of the Pseudoalteromonas sp. A25 genome harbors these coding sequences:
- the ispG gene encoding flavodoxin-dependent (E)-4-hydroxy-3-methylbut-2-enyl-diphosphate synthase: protein MFSESPIKRRKSTRINVGNVPIGDGAPIAVQSMTNTNTLDIDATVAQIKAIQDAGADIVRVSVPTMDAAEAFKSIKEQVDIPLVTDIHFDYRIALKVAQYGADCLRINPGNIGSEDRIRAVVDAASERNIPIRIGVNGGSLERDLQEKYGEPTPEALLESAMRHVEILQRLNFDQFKVSVKASDVFLAVGAYRLLAKEIDQPLHLGITEAGGFRSGSVKSAVGLGMLLAEGIGDTLRVSLAADPVQEIKVGFDILKSLRIRSRGINFIACPSCSRQEFDVVNTMNQLEERLEDIITPISVSVIGCVVNGPGEALISDIGLAGANRRSGLYINGERQKLRIDNDNIVEQLEAQVREFVAKKEQQPEIDIKIVE, encoded by the coding sequence ATGTTTTCAGAATCTCCGATAAAACGCAGAAAATCAACACGCATTAACGTGGGAAATGTTCCAATTGGAGACGGCGCGCCGATAGCTGTGCAGTCGATGACCAACACCAATACGCTGGATATCGATGCGACGGTTGCGCAGATCAAAGCTATCCAGGATGCTGGTGCTGACATTGTGCGTGTTTCAGTACCAACTATGGATGCGGCCGAAGCGTTTAAAAGTATCAAAGAGCAAGTTGATATTCCGCTTGTGACAGATATCCACTTTGATTATCGGATAGCTTTGAAGGTAGCCCAATATGGTGCTGATTGCTTACGCATAAACCCGGGTAATATAGGATCTGAAGATCGTATTCGCGCAGTGGTAGACGCTGCGTCTGAACGCAACATCCCGATCCGTATTGGTGTCAATGGGGGATCACTAGAGCGTGACTTGCAGGAGAAGTACGGCGAGCCAACACCTGAAGCGCTGCTTGAGTCAGCGATGCGCCACGTTGAAATTTTACAGCGTTTGAATTTTGACCAATTTAAAGTGTCGGTAAAAGCATCCGATGTCTTTTTGGCTGTGGGCGCGTATCGACTGCTTGCTAAAGAAATCGATCAGCCATTACATTTAGGTATAACCGAAGCGGGTGGGTTTCGCTCTGGTTCGGTAAAATCAGCTGTGGGCTTGGGCATGCTATTAGCCGAGGGCATTGGTGATACATTACGTGTATCACTGGCTGCTGATCCCGTTCAAGAAATCAAAGTTGGTTTTGATATTTTAAAGTCTCTGCGAATACGCTCTCGCGGTATTAACTTTATCGCTTGCCCAAGCTGTTCTCGCCAGGAGTTTGACGTGGTCAATACCATGAACCAATTAGAAGAGCGTTTGGAAGATATCATCACGCCAATTTCAGTGTCTGTGATAGGTTGTGTTGTTAATGGACCGGGAGAAGCGCTGATCAGTGATATTGGCTTAGCAGGCGCTAACCGTCGTTCAGGGCTATACATCAATGGTGAGCGACAAAAGTTACGCATTGATAATGACAATATTGTTGAGCAATTAGAAGCTCAAGTTCGAGAATTTGTTGCCAAAAAAGAGCAGCAACCAGAAATTGATATCAAGATCGTTGAGTAA
- a CDS encoding bifunctional tRNA (adenosine(37)-C2)-methyltransferase TrmG/ribosomal RNA large subunit methyltransferase RlmN, producing MASTEKKINLLDLNREGMRELFASYGEKPFRADQVMKWIYHFGIDDFEQMSNINKKLKAKLAAECEIKAPEISVKQVASDGTIKYALLLEGGQEVETVWIPEKDRATLCVSSQVGCALECTFCSTAQQGFNRNLKVSEIIGQVWRVAKDIGLHDGDSTKRPITNVVMMGMGEPLLNLNNVVPAMELMMDDWAFGLSKRRVTLSTSGVVPALDILKEKIDVALAISLHAPNNELRDVLVPINKKYPIEEFLAACRRYIDGSKANKDVTIEYVMLQGVNDSTDHAHELVKVLKGTPSKINLIPFNPFPGNEYGRSSNSRIDRFSKVLQAAGLTCIVRRTRGDDIDAACGQLVGDVVDRTKRLAKKQQRDDNAIAVKVSAS from the coding sequence ATGGCCAGTACTGAGAAAAAAATTAATTTACTTGATTTAAACCGCGAGGGCATGCGTGAGTTGTTTGCTTCTTACGGTGAAAAGCCGTTTCGTGCTGATCAAGTAATGAAATGGATCTACCACTTTGGCATTGATGACTTCGAACAAATGAGTAACATTAACAAGAAACTCAAAGCAAAGTTAGCTGCTGAGTGTGAGATTAAAGCTCCTGAGATCTCAGTAAAACAAGTTGCAAGTGATGGTACGATAAAATACGCACTGTTGCTTGAGGGGGGTCAAGAAGTAGAGACGGTATGGATCCCCGAAAAAGATCGCGCTACGTTATGTGTATCCTCTCAGGTTGGTTGTGCGCTGGAATGTACATTTTGTTCAACAGCCCAACAGGGCTTTAACCGCAACCTAAAAGTGTCTGAAATCATTGGTCAGGTATGGCGTGTTGCTAAAGACATTGGTCTTCATGATGGTGATAGTACTAAACGACCAATTACCAATGTGGTAATGATGGGTATGGGTGAGCCATTGCTTAACCTGAATAACGTTGTACCTGCAATGGAACTAATGATGGATGATTGGGCGTTTGGTTTGTCAAAACGCCGTGTTACATTGAGTACTTCAGGTGTTGTGCCAGCACTTGATATTCTGAAAGAAAAGATTGATGTTGCGTTGGCGATTTCTTTGCACGCGCCAAACAACGAATTGCGTGACGTATTGGTACCAATTAATAAAAAATATCCAATTGAAGAGTTCTTGGCTGCATGTCGTCGTTACATCGATGGCTCCAAAGCGAATAAAGACGTGACAATTGAATACGTAATGCTGCAAGGCGTGAACGACAGCACAGATCATGCCCATGAACTGGTAAAAGTGCTCAAAGGCACACCGTCAAAAATAAACCTTATTCCGTTTAACCCCTTCCCTGGTAACGAATACGGCCGTTCAAGCAACAGTCGCATTGACCGCTTCTCTAAAGTGTTACAAGCCGCAGGTTTAACCTGTATTGTGCGTCGCACACGGGGTGATGATATTGATGCGGCATGCGGTCAGCTGGTGGGCGATGTGGTAGACAGAACCAAGCGTTTAGCTAAAAAGCAGCAACGTGATGATAATGCGATTGCTGTTAAGGTAAGTGCTAGTTAA
- the pilW gene encoding type IV pilus biogenesis/stability protein PilW, which yields MRSCLISLVAIGLLSACVTETSSVTRNKPNVRNEVNGQEAAKTRITLALQYLRSGNNSQAKYNLEKALQLAPELPQAHYSLAYYYEQVGEDARADKAYQQALSIDPNNPNTLNNYGTFLCRIGEYQAASEQFFKAIDVPSYLRVSRSYENLALCAIKQDNFSKAEDYLNSAIAHDGRSQSALISLAAIFYAKSDLHQAMGVLENYSNKGFVSARSMLLQHLLHVSMGHLQKAQEVANLLIQTYPDSFQAKVLLNEQAQNSEFVRLKEQYRVAQLKKITQKSPSYLSQQPKIKIKRKINHQQKTSVAKTEAVSLRPSEEFTARSVTQTTIASGSDNNSIATLTNEAALQKQETAEAEKPTKGMVRFYEPDPNDVRFGKSATTVAYERDAFESNLQNLPLVNTKVSAPKVPFHIIQVGENVFSLSVKYDIKLVDLLRWNNLKESDRVVAGQKIYLNNPTTMHAIQAGDTLFKIATQHGLLIDELMRWNDLTPDVALKEGHGLLIVDPDSYVL from the coding sequence ATGCGTTCTTGTTTGATTTCTCTCGTTGCAATTGGATTATTGTCGGCGTGTGTTACTGAGACAAGCTCAGTTACCAGAAATAAGCCAAATGTAAGAAATGAAGTTAATGGTCAAGAGGCCGCAAAAACGCGTATTACTCTAGCTTTACAATATTTGCGTTCGGGCAATAATAGTCAAGCCAAATATAATCTAGAAAAGGCGCTGCAACTTGCACCAGAGCTGCCTCAGGCTCACTACTCATTAGCTTATTATTACGAACAAGTTGGTGAAGATGCGCGTGCTGATAAAGCTTATCAACAGGCGCTATCAATCGATCCTAACAACCCTAATACTCTAAATAACTATGGTACGTTTTTGTGTCGTATTGGCGAGTATCAAGCGGCTAGCGAACAGTTTTTTAAAGCCATCGATGTGCCTAGTTATCTGCGAGTGTCGCGCAGCTATGAAAATTTAGCGCTATGTGCCATAAAACAAGATAACTTTTCAAAAGCTGAAGATTACCTCAACAGTGCGATAGCGCATGATGGGCGAAGTCAATCGGCTTTGATCAGCTTAGCGGCCATATTTTATGCTAAGAGTGATTTACACCAGGCTATGGGGGTTTTAGAAAACTACTCAAATAAAGGCTTTGTATCAGCGCGCAGTATGCTTTTACAGCATCTTTTGCATGTCAGCATGGGGCATTTACAAAAAGCACAAGAAGTAGCTAATTTGCTTATTCAAACATACCCAGATTCGTTTCAAGCTAAGGTTCTTCTTAATGAGCAAGCACAAAACAGTGAATTTGTGCGTTTAAAAGAGCAATATCGTGTTGCACAGCTAAAAAAAATAACACAAAAGTCACCGTCATATTTATCACAGCAACCAAAAATAAAAATTAAACGTAAGATAAATCATCAACAAAAGACATCTGTTGCAAAGACTGAGGCTGTTTCATTACGCCCATCAGAAGAATTCACAGCGCGTTCAGTTACTCAAACTACTATAGCGAGCGGATCTGACAATAACAGTATTGCTACGCTAACGAATGAAGCGGCATTACAAAAACAAGAAACCGCAGAGGCGGAAAAGCCCACTAAAGGGATGGTACGTTTTTACGAGCCTGATCCAAACGATGTACGCTTTGGCAAGTCAGCGACGACTGTAGCGTATGAACGCGACGCATTTGAAAGTAATTTGCAAAATTTGCCACTTGTGAATACTAAAGTGAGTGCACCAAAAGTTCCGTTTCATATAATACAAGTTGGTGAAAATGTGTTTAGCTTGTCCGTAAAATACGACATTAAGCTAGTAGATTTGCTGCGTTGGAATAACCTAAAAGAATCCGATAGAGTGGTAGCAGGGCAAAAAATTTACCTTAATAACCCGACTACCATGCATGCTATTCAGGCAGGAGATACTCTATTTAAAATTGCGACTCAACATGGATTGCTGATCGATGAGTTAATGCGATGGAATGATTTAACACCGGATGTGGCCTTAAAAGAAGGTCATGGATTATTGATTGTGGACCCTGATAGTTACGTTTTATGA
- a CDS encoding YfhL family 4Fe-4S dicluster ferredoxin has protein sequence MALMINSKCINCDMCDPECPNQAIYFGEKIYEIDPDKCTECVGHYDTPTCVSVCPIDCIKPDPHHKEDLDTLAEKYLRLTGQS, from the coding sequence ATGGCTTTGATGATCAACTCAAAGTGTATCAATTGTGATATGTGCGATCCGGAGTGCCCTAATCAGGCAATTTATTTTGGGGAAAAGATTTATGAAATTGACCCGGATAAATGTACCGAGTGCGTTGGTCACTATGATACACCCACTTGTGTTAGTGTCTGCCCGATTGATTGTATCAAGCCCGACCCTCATCATAAGGAAGACTTAGATACGCTCGCGGAGAAGTACTTACGTTTGACCGGCCAAAGTTAA
- the ndk gene encoding nucleoside-diphosphate kinase yields the protein MALERTFSIIKPDAVAKNHIGAIYNRFESAGLKIVASKMVHLSQEKAEGFYAEHKERPFFGALVSFMTSGPVMVQVLEGEDAVRKNREIMGATNPAEALAGTLRADYADSIDENAVHGSDAPESAAREIAYFFAEEEICPRTR from the coding sequence ATGGCTTTAGAGCGTACTTTTTCAATCATCAAGCCTGATGCGGTAGCTAAAAACCACATTGGTGCAATCTATAACCGTTTCGAATCAGCTGGTCTTAAGATCGTTGCTTCTAAAATGGTTCACCTTTCTCAAGAGAAAGCTGAAGGTTTCTACGCAGAGCACAAAGAGCGTCCTTTCTTTGGTGCACTAGTTTCTTTCATGACTTCAGGCCCAGTAATGGTTCAAGTTCTTGAAGGTGAAGATGCAGTTCGTAAGAACCGTGAAATCATGGGTGCTACTAACCCTGCTGAAGCACTAGCTGGTACTTTACGTGCTGACTACGCAGACAGCATCGACGAAAACGCGGTACACGGTTCAGACGCACCTGAGTCAGCTGCTCGCGAAATCGCTTACTTCTTTGCTGAAGAAGAAATCTGCCCACGTACTCGTTAA
- a CDS encoding GSCFA domain-containing protein: MKDLDCDELLHKLHETSKKQFARAHLSRRSSLKVDASLWLNDLVDTGLCQVFAEQLSKEPSAFKQAALIDKLIDVMVSEELDKQLISYFQSEYAIASCSAHTISDSDVTHWNYHLTPRQQLTLRLYIQSDGSVAHHGNLLDANSTAKIRETVILNDELEETFEIWCQNNSIDLDKSILPPISVGSGLLYNPTELALKDSDHAKHAFIEICFVPSPYHYKYVKQSVAPVEFHKDGLMNVVLKLTDDCENKTQTTDAFTSFPPTSQITSLQQLRVLLNSIFPNNDFAWHMFTQFIALDPDLKELNNLGELVNTLKLSFQNSIGWSQASRLGTGNIKNLMQLAEFEQRFDNSTTRYAKKGKPDPNAIFWPNPNPKKEDNREPLSRFKQLPFVKRYPIVNKDTPIGSAGSCFAQEIAKVFQEEGYNYIIEERNDDPAAGMVVDNYKIGDKHAIACANYGILFNTPSFRQLAERAFATKPTQKILFQREDGLWLDPFRENVGFYSQQAYKNDYQNHLDATRRALEKCEVFIVTLGLNECWELYDGTVLSRNPQKQIYALVKHKTLSVQENVDNIQAFFDTVKKYNPNFKLIITVSPIPFLATGHGEEQHVITANTHSKSVLRVAAHELVANNTDMYYLPSYELVTQCIKDPWQEDDRHVTVDTVKQVVHLFKEIFVDELS; this comes from the coding sequence ATGAAAGATTTGGACTGCGATGAGTTATTGCATAAGCTTCATGAAACCAGTAAAAAGCAATTTGCTCGGGCACATTTATCGAGGCGTAGCTCTTTAAAAGTAGACGCGTCTTTATGGCTAAATGACTTGGTTGATACAGGTCTTTGTCAGGTGTTTGCTGAACAGTTAAGCAAGGAGCCCTCCGCTTTTAAACAAGCTGCACTAATAGACAAGCTTATCGACGTTATGGTATCAGAGGAATTAGATAAACAGCTGATTTCTTACTTTCAAAGTGAATACGCTATTGCGAGCTGCAGTGCCCACACTATCAGTGATAGCGATGTTACACATTGGAACTACCATCTTACACCCAGACAGCAGCTCACTCTGAGGCTATATATCCAAAGTGATGGAAGTGTTGCTCATCATGGTAATCTCTTGGATGCCAACAGTACCGCCAAAATTAGAGAGACAGTAATCCTTAATGATGAGTTGGAAGAAACATTTGAAATATGGTGCCAAAATAACTCTATTGATCTTGATAAGAGTATTCTGCCACCTATCAGTGTCGGCTCCGGGTTATTGTATAACCCGACTGAATTGGCTTTAAAAGATAGTGACCATGCCAAGCATGCCTTCATCGAAATCTGCTTCGTACCCTCTCCATACCATTATAAATATGTTAAACAAAGTGTTGCGCCTGTTGAGTTTCATAAAGATGGGCTCATGAATGTAGTATTAAAGCTAACTGATGATTGTGAAAATAAAACTCAAACAACAGATGCCTTCACTTCATTCCCACCTACAAGTCAAATAACGTCTTTACAACAGTTACGAGTCCTTTTGAACAGTATTTTTCCAAATAATGATTTTGCATGGCATATGTTTACACAGTTTATTGCGTTGGACCCTGACTTGAAAGAGCTCAATAACCTTGGTGAGCTTGTGAACACACTGAAGTTGTCATTCCAAAATAGTATCGGATGGTCTCAAGCGAGTCGTCTTGGTACGGGGAATATAAAAAATTTAATGCAGTTAGCCGAGTTTGAGCAAAGATTTGATAACAGTACCACGCGATACGCGAAAAAGGGTAAACCAGATCCAAATGCTATTTTTTGGCCTAATCCAAATCCAAAAAAAGAGGACAATCGCGAGCCGTTATCTCGATTTAAACAATTACCATTTGTAAAGCGATACCCTATTGTGAATAAAGACACACCAATAGGCTCTGCTGGAAGTTGTTTTGCTCAAGAGATAGCCAAAGTGTTTCAAGAGGAAGGGTATAATTACATCATTGAGGAAAGAAATGATGATCCAGCTGCTGGAATGGTAGTGGATAATTATAAAATTGGAGATAAGCATGCAATTGCTTGTGCTAATTATGGTATCTTGTTTAATACTCCTAGTTTTAGGCAGTTAGCAGAGAGAGCATTTGCAACAAAACCTACCCAGAAAATTTTGTTTCAACGAGAAGATGGTTTGTGGCTAGATCCGTTTCGTGAAAATGTGGGATTTTATAGTCAACAAGCGTACAAAAATGATTACCAAAACCATTTGGATGCAACACGCCGAGCGCTCGAGAAGTGTGAGGTTTTTATTGTCACATTGGGTCTAAACGAATGTTGGGAGTTATACGATGGTACGGTACTATCGAGAAACCCACAGAAGCAAATATATGCACTTGTTAAACACAAGACGCTCAGTGTTCAAGAAAATGTAGATAATATTCAAGCATTTTTTGATACGGTTAAAAAGTATAATCCTAACTTTAAGCTTATTATCACGGTATCTCCCATCCCATTTTTGGCGACTGGGCATGGTGAAGAGCAGCATGTGATCACTGCAAATACGCACTCTAAGTCAGTACTGCGCGTAGCGGCTCATGAGCTGGTAGCAAATAACACAGATATGTATTATTTACCGAGTTATGAATTAGTTACTCAATGTATAAAAGATCCATGGCAAGAAGATGACCGCCATGTGACAGTCGATACTGTTAAGCAAGTAGTACACTTATTTAAAGAGATTTTTGTTGATGAGCTAAGTTGA
- a CDS encoding RodZ domain-containing protein, translated as MKQENIEMEEQVPTIGQSLHTARIASGMSVEDVSQRLKLTALQVTKLEQDDYQDLGPVTFIRGYIKSYSNLLGLDSQQLLALMDAPKAPEPTKRMQSFSRRTEKEASDNRLMIFSYLILALVIGSSGVWYWQTSDSAPEAKPQSSSNSLATETVERESAANAVGAIVTQDDSLNDNSELNQTELVALSDITKHEQVTLAEDATQQEQLKQELDVLPIEEQKDADLSTIVMRFSDDSWVEIFDATQERIAFGVKKAGYTMTVEGKAPFNVVLGKHQVVAVELDGQLIDLSSLPRNRLAKFNLPLAE; from the coding sequence ATGAAACAAGAAAACATCGAAATGGAAGAACAAGTTCCTACTATAGGACAGTCGCTGCATACTGCTCGAATTGCTTCTGGCATGAGTGTTGAAGATGTATCGCAGCGTCTAAAACTGACGGCGTTGCAAGTAACTAAGTTAGAGCAAGATGATTACCAAGACTTAGGCCCTGTCACTTTTATTCGCGGCTATATCAAAAGTTATAGCAATTTACTGGGTCTTGATTCTCAACAGCTATTGGCATTAATGGATGCTCCTAAAGCACCTGAGCCTACCAAGAGAATGCAGAGCTTTTCGAGGCGTACAGAAAAGGAAGCCAGCGATAATCGGTTAATGATTTTTAGCTATTTAATATTAGCGTTGGTGATAGGCTCTTCAGGGGTATGGTACTGGCAAACGAGTGATAGTGCGCCAGAGGCAAAACCACAGTCATCAAGCAATTCGCTCGCAACAGAAACTGTTGAGCGTGAGTCTGCCGCCAATGCTGTCGGTGCTATTGTAACTCAAGATGATTCTCTTAATGACAATAGTGAATTGAATCAAACTGAGTTGGTAGCTCTGAGCGATATTACAAAACATGAGCAAGTGACCTTAGCTGAAGACGCTACGCAGCAGGAGCAGCTTAAACAAGAGCTTGATGTACTGCCAATTGAAGAGCAAAAAGACGCAGATTTGAGCACGATTGTTATGCGTTTTAGTGATGATAGTTGGGTTGAAATTTTTGATGCGACACAAGAGCGCATCGCATTTGGTGTTAAAAAAGCGGGCTACACCATGACAGTGGAAGGCAAAGCCCCTTTCAATGTTGTACTGGGCAAACACCAAGTTGTGGCAGTTGAGCTGGATGGGCAGTTAATTGACTTATCGAGCTTGCCTAGAAACCGTTTAGCAAAATTTAATTTACCGTTAGCAGAGTAA
- the trhP gene encoding prephenate-dependent tRNA uridine(34) hydroxylase TrhP produces the protein MFVPELLSPAGSLKNMRYAFAYGADAVYAGQPRYSLRVRNNEFDLDNLALGINEAHQQNKKLYVVSNIAPHNSKVKTYLRDIEPVIAMQPDALIMSDPGLIMLVRDKWPDMPIHLSVQANAVNYASVQFWAKQGIERVILSRELSLEEIAEIRQLCPQTELEVFVHGALCMAYSGRCLLSGYINKRDPNQGTCTNACRWEYDVKPAKETETGDVVHKIDPKSVIPTLGEGQPTSEVFMLEEQGRPGEYMPAFEDEHGTYIMNSKDLRAVQYVDQLTKMGVHSLKIEGRTKSFYYVARTAQVYRKAIDDAVAGKPFDPNLLHTLENLAHRGYTEGFLKRHAHQDYQNYEYGHSVSDKQQFVGEVLGRHDNGLVEIDVKNKFCTGHSLELMTPQGNIAFNLEHMENKKGERIDDAKGSGHIVKIPLPEDLNLDHAILMRNLDNNQDTRNPFKKA, from the coding sequence ATGTTTGTACCAGAACTCCTTTCACCTGCAGGTAGTTTAAAGAATATGCGTTACGCTTTTGCGTATGGCGCAGATGCCGTTTATGCCGGCCAACCACGTTACTCTTTACGTGTCCGTAATAACGAGTTTGATTTAGACAACCTAGCATTGGGCATAAATGAAGCGCATCAGCAAAACAAAAAGCTTTATGTGGTCTCAAATATTGCGCCGCATAATAGCAAAGTAAAAACTTACTTACGCGATATAGAGCCTGTTATTGCCATGCAGCCTGATGCGCTGATCATGTCAGATCCTGGTCTAATCATGTTAGTACGTGATAAATGGCCAGACATGCCAATTCATTTATCTGTGCAAGCGAATGCGGTCAACTACGCAAGCGTGCAGTTTTGGGCCAAGCAAGGGATTGAACGCGTGATCTTATCACGTGAGTTATCACTGGAAGAGATCGCTGAAATTCGCCAACTGTGCCCGCAAACAGAGCTGGAAGTGTTTGTTCACGGTGCTTTATGTATGGCGTACTCAGGCCGCTGCTTATTATCCGGTTACATCAACAAGCGTGATCCAAACCAAGGTACTTGCACCAATGCTTGTCGCTGGGAATATGACGTAAAACCAGCAAAAGAAACCGAAACGGGTGATGTGGTTCATAAAATTGATCCCAAGTCAGTGATCCCCACTCTCGGTGAAGGCCAACCCACCTCTGAGGTATTCATGCTAGAAGAGCAAGGTCGCCCGGGCGAATATATGCCTGCGTTTGAAGATGAGCATGGTACTTATATCATGAACTCAAAAGACTTACGCGCGGTGCAGTATGTTGATCAGTTAACCAAAATGGGTGTGCATAGTTTAAAAATTGAAGGGCGCACTAAATCTTTCTATTATGTAGCGCGTACCGCACAAGTGTACCGTAAAGCCATTGACGACGCGGTAGCTGGCAAACCATTTGATCCGAACTTGCTGCATACGCTAGAAAACTTAGCGCACCGTGGATATACAGAAGGCTTTTTAAAGCGCCACGCGCATCAAGACTATCAAAACTACGAGTACGGACATTCAGTGTCAGACAAGCAGCAGTTTGTAGGCGAAGTGCTCGGTCGTCACGACAATGGCCTGGTTGAAATTGATGTTAAAAACAAATTCTGTACTGGGCATAGTCTTGAGCTGATGACACCACAGGGCAATATTGCCTTTAACCTTGAGCACATGGAAAACAAAAAAGGTGAGCGCATTGATGATGCCAAAGGTTCTGGCCACATCGTAAAAATTCCATTGCCTGAGGACCTCAATTTAGATCACGCTATTTTAATGCGTAATTTAGATAACAACCAAGATACGCGTAATCCGTTCAAAAAGGCATAA
- the hisS gene encoding histidine--tRNA ligase: protein MAKQIQAVRGMNDCLPGTTQIWQKVEDTLRKTVASYGYQEIRFPIVESTDLFKRSIGEVTDIVEKEMYTFEDRSGDSLTLRPEGTAVCVRAGNQNGLLYNQEQRLWYMGPMFRHERPQKGRYRQFHQFGVETFGIASADIDAEVILLTARLWQEFGISDHVSLELNSLGSNEARAHYRDALVAFLEQHVEQLDEDSKRRMHSNPLRVLDSKNPEVQAVLEHAPKLSEHLDEESQAHFKNLCERLDAAGVKYRVNEKLVRGLDYYNRTVFEWVTDSLGAQGTVCAGGRYDGLVEQLGGKGTPAVGFAMGLERLVLMLQELECVGSLRRNADVYVAAMGDKASIQAPVIAEQLRNEVAGLRVMVHAGGGNFKKQLKRADKSDALVALILGEDELAQGKVTVKYLREQKEQITVALGEVKTLLQALVA, encoded by the coding sequence GTGGCAAAACAAATTCAAGCAGTTCGTGGTATGAACGACTGTCTGCCAGGTACAACACAAATTTGGCAGAAAGTAGAAGATACGTTGCGCAAAACGGTGGCGTCTTATGGTTATCAAGAGATCCGTTTTCCTATTGTTGAGTCTACTGATTTATTCAAGCGCTCTATCGGTGAAGTAACCGACATTGTTGAAAAAGAAATGTACACGTTTGAAGATCGCAGCGGTGACAGTTTGACATTACGTCCCGAAGGAACCGCAGTGTGTGTTCGTGCTGGCAATCAAAATGGGTTGCTATACAACCAAGAACAACGCCTGTGGTATATGGGGCCTATGTTTAGACATGAGCGCCCTCAAAAGGGTCGTTATCGTCAGTTTCATCAATTTGGTGTAGAAACCTTTGGTATTGCCAGTGCAGACATTGACGCAGAGGTTATTTTACTGACAGCCCGTCTTTGGCAAGAATTTGGTATCAGTGATCACGTCTCGCTCGAGCTTAATTCGTTGGGGTCAAATGAAGCGCGAGCACACTATAGAGATGCGCTAGTAGCATTTCTAGAGCAACACGTTGAGCAATTAGATGAAGACAGCAAACGTCGTATGCATTCGAATCCTTTACGCGTGTTAGATAGCAAAAACCCTGAAGTACAGGCTGTATTAGAGCATGCACCTAAGCTGTCTGAGCATCTAGATGAAGAGTCGCAGGCGCATTTTAAAAATTTATGTGAACGATTAGATGCCGCAGGCGTCAAATACCGCGTTAATGAAAAGCTGGTTCGTGGCTTAGATTATTATAATCGCACTGTTTTTGAGTGGGTGACCGATAGTCTTGGTGCACAAGGTACAGTGTGTGCTGGTGGTCGTTACGATGGCTTGGTAGAGCAATTAGGCGGTAAAGGTACGCCCGCAGTCGGTTTTGCGATGGGCCTCGAACGTTTGGTACTCATGTTACAAGAGCTTGAATGTGTAGGCTCTCTTCGTCGTAATGCAGACGTTTACGTTGCTGCCATGGGGGATAAAGCAAGTATCCAAGCGCCTGTTATCGCAGAACAACTCAGAAATGAAGTCGCTGGTTTGCGTGTTATGGTGCACGCTGGTGGTGGTAATTTTAAGAAACAATTAAAACGCGCAGATAAAAGTGATGCTTTAGTCGCTTTGATCCTTGGCGAGGATGAGCTTGCACAAGGCAAAGTAACCGTTAAGTATCTGCGAGAACAAAAAGAACAGATCACAGTGGCTTTGGGTGAGGTTAAAACTTTACTGCAAGCGCTGGTAGCATAA